One segment of uncultured Methanobrevibacter sp. DNA contains the following:
- a CDS encoding protein-ADP-ribose hydrolase yields MNTQEQLDFLLNYLIEERDERIDVPDNYQEKRNLLRALMNVRMPSKVSDEFLKVQDEFLTAETKNKNLTSVDEIEEVKGKLMLWQGDIATLKSDAIVNAANSKLLGCFIPLHNCIDNVIHSAAGVQLREECDRIMRQQGVDEEIGKAKITGAYNLPSKYVIHTVGPAIAQGLKPADKDCEALASCYRSCLEIASYNKLESLAFCCISTGVFNFPQDLAAEIAVKTVEDYLNSNETSLKHVIFNVFTDKDYYIYTKLLFGD; encoded by the coding sequence ATGAATACACAAGAACAGTTGGATTTTTTACTGAATTACCTGATTGAAGAACGGGATGAAAGAATCGATGTCCCGGATAATTATCAGGAAAAAAGAAATTTGCTTCGTGCGTTGATGAATGTGAGAATGCCTTCTAAGGTATCAGATGAATTTTTAAAAGTTCAGGATGAGTTTTTAACTGCTGAAACTAAAAATAAAAATTTAACTTCAGTCGATGAGATTGAAGAAGTTAAAGGTAAATTAATGCTTTGGCAGGGAGATATTGCAACTTTAAAATCTGATGCAATTGTAAATGCTGCAAATTCAAAGTTGCTGGGATGTTTCATTCCTTTGCATAACTGCATTGACAATGTGATACATTCGGCGGCGGGAGTTCAGCTGAGAGAGGAATGCGACAGGATTATGCGCCAACAGGGTGTTGATGAGGAAATCGGAAAAGCTAAAATCACAGGTGCTTATAATCTTCCTTCAAAATATGTTATTCACACTGTCGGTCCGGCAATTGCCCAGGGGTTAAAACCAGCTGATAAAGATTGTGAAGCTCTTGCGAGCTGTTATAGGTCTTGCCTTGAAATTGCCAGTTACAATAAACTGGAATCATTGGCATTCTGCTGTATTTCAACTGGAGTTTTTAATTTTCCTCAGGATTTGGCGGCAGAAATTGCAGTAAAAACTGTAGAAGACTATCTGAATTCAAATGAAACAAGTCTGAAACATGTTATATTCAATGTGTTTACAGATAAGGATTATTATATTTATACGAAATTGTTGTTTGGTGATTAA
- a CDS encoding phage holin family protein yields MSFKNKLIYSLKTIITTLFLFAGGIFSVIFVEYISSGFTIGPLYNAVVIMIAFTIANAILWPIFRRFLMKFIIWTFGIGSLFINSVIFYISTYFIPGVHVDFYGFWQVPIVIAIVTTFITNITNTNYYDSYIKNYIARHAKKRKSEHKKQYSGVIMLEIDGLSFNTLKKAVEKGVMPTLESWIGKTHTLKQWETDLSSQTGASQAGILHGTNKDIVAYRWVEKENDNNIIVSGKLSHARLIEDKINDGNGLLVNGISIANMFSGDSKLSALTSSRVGSITRIYNKTLHTLFLDSYNFQRIFVLFLWDILLEFKSQIVHTLKNIRPRIRRTPVYAAVRAGANVVLREATTEVLSSEILTGDIDTAYATFMGYDEVAHHSGVEDDDVWGVLKQIDLQFQRLKSAIEMSERNYEMVILSDHGQSNGATFKQRYGITLENYVRRLLPDDLTFYKSEYNIDHFRDAILPENRQIQNIKERVENIRYDLFDENESLQNLREEIQNRKPAIIFENETFINLREKYSNSLDYIKGYESSQQSSKKAQDSELIVLGSGNMGLIYLTQWKQRLTYEEIVMLFPDLIPGLVKHSGIGFVLVNSLTNGGMVIGQNGIYYLESDEIVGKNPLEGFGKNAAKHLKRENSFKNMPDILVNSFYDEKNNEVCAFEELIGSHGGLGGDQSKPFILYPSQWKDPGELIGAESIYKFLKKEIEELNS; encoded by the coding sequence ATGAGCTTTAAAAATAAACTAATTTACTCCCTTAAAACCATCATTACAACATTATTTTTATTTGCCGGAGGGATTTTTTCTGTAATATTTGTTGAGTATATCAGTTCCGGCTTTACAATAGGACCTCTTTATAATGCAGTAGTGATAATGATTGCATTTACCATTGCCAATGCTATTCTATGGCCAATATTCAGGCGATTTTTAATGAAGTTTATCATATGGACTTTCGGTATCGGATCGCTTTTTATCAATTCAGTGATATTTTACATATCCACATACTTCATTCCAGGAGTTCATGTTGATTTTTACGGTTTCTGGCAGGTTCCGATTGTTATTGCGATTGTTACAACATTCATAACCAACATTACAAATACCAACTACTATGATTCCTACATTAAAAACTACATTGCAAGACATGCCAAAAAAAGAAAAAGCGAGCATAAAAAACAATATTCAGGAGTAATAATGCTTGAAATTGACGGATTGTCTTTCAATACTTTAAAAAAAGCTGTTGAAAAAGGAGTTATGCCGACACTTGAAAGCTGGATAGGCAAAACTCACACGTTAAAGCAGTGGGAAACTGACCTGTCTTCACAGACCGGAGCAAGCCAGGCAGGAATCCTGCATGGAACCAATAAGGATATCGTTGCCTACAGATGGGTTGAAAAAGAAAATGACAACAACATTATAGTTTCCGGAAAGTTAAGCCATGCTCGCCTAATTGAAGATAAAATAAATGACGGGAACGGGCTGCTTGTTAATGGAATCAGTATTGCCAACATGTTTTCCGGAGACAGCAAACTGTCCGCTCTAACATCTTCAAGAGTGGGAAGCATTACCAGAATATATAATAAAACATTGCATACACTGTTTTTAGATTCATATAACTTCCAGAGAATATTCGTACTCTTTTTATGGGACATTCTACTTGAATTCAAATCCCAGATTGTACACACCCTTAAAAATATCCGGCCAAGAATTAGACGAACTCCCGTTTATGCTGCAGTCAGAGCAGGTGCAAATGTAGTGCTGAGAGAGGCCACAACCGAAGTTCTCTCAAGTGAAATACTGACCGGAGATATCGATACCGCATACGCCACATTTATGGGATATGATGAAGTGGCCCATCACTCAGGAGTTGAGGACGATGACGTATGGGGCGTTTTAAAACAAATCGACCTTCAGTTTCAAAGATTAAAATCCGCAATTGAAATGAGTGAGCGCAACTACGAGATGGTTATTTTATCAGACCACGGCCAAAGTAACGGCGCCACATTCAAACAGAGATATGGAATAACACTTGAAAATTATGTTCGCAGACTGCTTCCCGATGATTTGACATTCTACAAAAGCGAATACAATATTGACCACTTTAGAGATGCGATTTTACCTGAAAACAGGCAAATCCAAAACATTAAAGAGCGTGTTGAAAATATCCGCTATGACCTATTTGATGAAAATGAGTCCCTGCAGAATTTAAGGGAAGAAATTCAAAACAGAAAACCTGCAATAATCTTTGAAAACGAAACATTTATCAATTTACGTGAAAAGTATTCGAACAGCCTAGATTATATTAAAGGATATGAAAGCAGCCAGCAAAGCAGTAAAAAAGCTCAAGACTCCGAGCTTATTGTTTTAGGTTCCGGAAATATGGGTCTGATTTATCTCACCCAATGGAAACAGCGTCTGACCTATGAAGAGATTGTAATGCTATTTCCGGATTTAATTCCGGGCCTTGTAAAGCATTCAGGAATCGGTTTTGTACTTGTAAACTCACTTACAAACGGAGGAATGGTAATCGGGCAAAATGGAATTTATTATCTTGAAAGTGATGAAATTGTCGGTAAGAATCCTCTTGAAGGCTTTGGAAAAAACGCTGCAAAACATCTTAAAAGAGAAAACAGCTTTAAAAACATGCCGGATATTTTAGTCAACAGTTTCTATGACGAAAAAAATAACGAAGTATGTGCTTTTGAAGAGCTCATCGGATCTCATGGAGGTCTTGGAGGCGACCAGTCAAAGCCGTTTATTTTATATCCTTCACAATGGAAAGATCCCGGCGAACTGATTGGAGCAGAATCAATTTATAAATTCTTAAAAAAGGAAATTGAAGAGTTAAATTCTTGA
- a CDS encoding metallophosphoesterase, with the protein MKDEEIERPQAMKIRQGIQDAMTYSLPDKQFSEKKIDLVEVNIELADLGWNFNNYKILNLTDIHLGQWINPEYLEDLIDYVNTLNYDLVTLTGDYFSYVVDGYEEALADSFKKLKSRDGKFGVLGNHDHWMGSSIIRDIFKQSDIIDLSNDVHTLERDGEFLNICGVDSCTVCADNLDRVIAKMPKGIPSILLAHEPDFAKESSQTNFFDLQISGHSHGGQFIIPKVETTPFRGPNSTKYPVGLYKVRDMIQYTSKGLGTNSFRIRINCKPEVTIITLKTGKKQKIEIE; encoded by the coding sequence ATGAAAGATGAAGAAATTGAACGTCCACAGGCCATGAAGATTCGTCAGGGAATCCAGGATGCAATGACATATTCACTTCCGGACAAACAGTTTAGTGAGAAAAAAATTGATTTGGTAGAAGTAAATATAGAACTTGCAGATTTAGGATGGAATTTTAATAATTACAAGATTTTAAACCTTACTGATATCCATTTAGGCCAATGGATTAATCCTGAATATCTGGAAGATCTCATCGATTATGTAAACACATTGAATTATGATTTGGTCACACTGACCGGAGACTATTTTTCATATGTTGTTGACGGATATGAAGAGGCTTTAGCTGATTCATTCAAGAAATTGAAATCACGTGACGGGAAATTTGGTGTTTTGGGAAATCATGACCACTGGATGGGCTCAAGCATTATCAGAGACATATTCAAACAGTCAGATATCATTGATTTGAGCAATGACGTTCACACTCTCGAAAGAGACGGGGAATTTTTAAATATCTGCGGAGTGGACAGCTGTACAGTTTGCGCTGACAATCTAGACAGAGTTATAGCTAAAATGCCCAAAGGCATACCTAGCATATTGCTTGCCCACGAACCTGATTTTGCAAAGGAATCCTCACAGACAAATTTCTTTGACCTTCAAATCTCCGGACATTCACATGGAGGGCAATTCATCATCCCAAAAGTTGAAACAACTCCATTTAGAGGACCAAATTCTACAAAATATCCTGTCGGACTGTATAAAGTCAGAGATATGATTCAATACACAAGCAAAGGCCTTGGAACAAACTCATTTAGAATTAGAATAAACTGTAAACCTGAAGTTACAATCATTACTTTGAAAACTGGTAAAAAGCAGAAAATTGAGATAGAATGA
- a CDS encoding redox-regulated ATPase YchF, producing MLQIAVCGKPNVGKSSFFNSATASAVEMANYPFTTIDANKAVAHVIKDCPCKELGVTCNPHNSICIDGKRLLPIELIDVAGLVPGAHEGKGLGNKFLDDLMQAKVFINVIDASGSTDLEGNPVDAGSHDPLDDLEFLENEIVMWMYGILSKNWVRLIRKVGAEHLDISKVLFDQLSGTGIAIEDIIEAKRTIEPDYNKWEEEDLIELTRNILHIAKPMMIIANKADLPTSAENIERIKEKYPNVIPTSAESEIALVRAAEAGLISYVSGEDHFEILKPDDLNPNQLKALEYIQTNILDKYGSTGVQDALNYGIFELLDNIVVYPVQDENKYTDQKGNVLPDGILLKRGSNPRELAYQVHTDIGDNFMHAVDARSKMRIASDYELKDGDIISIITRG from the coding sequence ATGCTTCAAATTGCAGTTTGTGGAAAACCAAATGTCGGAAAATCATCCTTTTTCAACTCAGCTACTGCATCTGCTGTGGAAATGGCAAATTATCCATTCACAACAATTGATGCCAACAAAGCTGTTGCTCATGTTATTAAAGATTGTCCATGTAAAGAATTAGGTGTTACATGCAATCCTCACAATTCAATCTGTATTGACGGAAAAAGACTGCTTCCAATTGAATTAATAGATGTTGCAGGTCTTGTTCCTGGAGCTCATGAAGGAAAAGGATTGGGTAATAAGTTTTTAGATGATTTAATGCAGGCTAAAGTATTCATCAATGTTATTGATGCTTCAGGTTCAACTGACCTTGAAGGAAATCCGGTTGATGCGGGAAGCCATGATCCTCTTGACGATTTGGAATTTCTGGAAAATGAAATCGTAATGTGGATGTATGGAATTTTGTCTAAAAACTGGGTAAGACTTATAAGAAAAGTCGGAGCTGAACATTTGGATATTTCAAAAGTATTATTTGACCAGTTATCAGGTACAGGAATAGCTATTGAAGATATTATTGAGGCTAAAAGAACAATAGAACCTGATTACAATAAATGGGAAGAAGAAGACCTTATTGAACTTACAAGAAACATCCTGCACATTGCAAAACCTATGATGATTATTGCAAACAAGGCGGATTTGCCAACTTCAGCTGAAAATATTGAAAGGATTAAGGAAAAGTATCCTAATGTAATTCCAACTTCAGCAGAATCTGAAATAGCCCTTGTAAGAGCGGCAGAAGCAGGTCTGATTAGTTATGTTTCCGGTGAAGACCACTTTGAAATATTAAAGCCTGATGATTTAAATCCAAATCAGCTGAAAGCTCTTGAATATATTCAAACTAATATTCTGGACAAATATGGAAGTACTGGTGTTCAGGATGCCTTAAATTATGGTATTTTTGAATTACTGGACAATATTGTAGTATATCCTGTTCAGGATGAAAATAAATATACTGACCAGAAAGGTAATGTTTTACCGGACGGTATTTTACTTAAAAGAGGCTCAAATCCACGTGAATTAGCTTATCAGGTTCACACAGATATCGGAGATAACTTCATGCATGCAGTTGATGCAAGATCAAAAATGCGCATTGCAAGTGATTATGAGCTTAAAGACGGCGACATTATCAGTATTATAACAAGAGGTTAA
- a CDS encoding DUF6434 domain-containing protein, with translation MSKLSKSLKPEEFRQYYFLKEELKDFCRSEGLKVSGSKIDLENRIIHYLKTGEELAEDVPKQFPARQPSEISLDSKLGENFKCSEDKRAFFEKEIGKGFKFKVKFQKWLKSNPEKTYRDAIDAYYEIQNSKEKTKIDKQFQYNQYIRDFFENNKDKSLDDAITCWKYKKSIKGHNRYEESDLEVLK, from the coding sequence ATGTCAAAACTTTCTAAATCTTTAAAACCTGAAGAATTCAGGCAATATTATTTTTTAAAAGAAGAATTAAAGGATTTTTGCAGATCTGAAGGTTTGAAAGTCAGCGGCAGTAAAATCGATTTGGAAAATAGGATAATCCATTATTTAAAAACTGGTGAAGAACTGGCCGAAGATGTTCCAAAGCAATTTCCCGCCAGGCAACCATCTGAAATTTCTCTTGACTCTAAACTTGGTGAAAATTTTAAATGCAGTGAAGACAAAAGAGCGTTTTTTGAAAAAGAAATTGGAAAAGGTTTCAAATTCAAAGTAAAGTTTCAAAAATGGCTGAAATCCAATCCTGAAAAAACTTACAGGGATGCGATTGATGCTTATTATGAGATTCAAAACTCGAAGGAAAAAACAAAGATTGATAAACAATTTCAGTATAATCAATATATAAGAGATTTCTTTGAAAATAATAAGGACAAATCATTGGATGATGCAATAACATGCTGGAAATATAAAAAAAGTATTAAAGGCCATAACAGATACGAAGAAAGTGATTTGGAGGTATTGAAATGA
- a CDS encoding TIGR04076 family protein: MKKVKITVMRKVRHDDLIDKYENPLEHECDVEEGDVFIANGWVKPDNFCDSAWESLSPFVMGLANGASDFYDGWMKNKKSAMISCNDGFRPVSFLLETMEEDAD; encoded by the coding sequence ATGAAAAAAGTTAAAATTACAGTCATGAGAAAAGTCAGACATGATGATTTGATTGACAAATACGAAAATCCGCTGGAGCATGAATGTGACGTTGAAGAAGGGGATGTCTTCATTGCAAACGGCTGGGTGAAACCTGATAATTTCTGTGACAGTGCATGGGAAAGTCTTTCTCCTTTTGTGATGGGTTTGGCGAATGGCGCCAGCGATTTTTATGACGGCTGGATGAAAAATAAGAAATCTGCAATGATATCCTGCAATGACGGATTCAGGCCTGTGAGTTTTCTTCTTGAAACAATGGAAGAGGATGCAGATTAG
- a CDS encoding SLC13 family permease translates to MNDVIAKSFDFFKKEIVFSVSLVLAIVSCFFLKPSFDYFNYINWDTLILLFIIMLIVEVLKNLAVFEILVRKLLTKIGNTRSLVLLLVFTCFFSSIFITNDVSLIIFVPFSILALRKVERTDLIILTVALQTIAANVGCMVLPIGAPHNIVMYTVSNVSFESFFLLLLPYIVVSVIFLVVVSFFAPKDEIALPAVSKVEISYENFFKRVFLGVDYFLLLTFIALFILIGNLENISFFTSLFERYIAGNEVIWGVIASQVISNVPSAMLLSGFSTNYEAIIIGINIGGFGTLIASMANLISYKILIRECDEFKIRYLLVFTVLNVVLLVILLGVWFLTS, encoded by the coding sequence ATGAATGATGTTATAGCTAAAAGTTTTGATTTTTTTAAAAAAGAGATAGTCTTTTCAGTATCCTTAGTTTTAGCTATTGTGTCATGTTTTTTTCTAAAACCCAGTTTCGATTACTTTAACTACATCAATTGGGATACGTTAATACTTCTTTTTATAATAATGCTTATTGTTGAAGTTCTTAAAAATCTGGCTGTTTTTGAGATACTGGTTCGAAAATTACTGACAAAAATCGGAAATACCAGAAGTCTGGTGCTTTTGCTGGTTTTTACATGCTTTTTCAGTTCAATTTTTATAACCAATGATGTTTCTCTAATCATATTCGTTCCGTTTTCCATTCTTGCCTTAAGAAAAGTTGAGCGGACTGATTTGATAATACTTACTGTAGCTCTGCAGACTATTGCCGCTAATGTGGGGTGTATGGTTCTTCCAATTGGAGCGCCTCATAATATTGTAATGTATACAGTTTCAAATGTCTCATTTGAATCATTTTTCCTACTGCTTTTACCATATATTGTAGTTTCAGTAATATTTTTAGTTGTTGTATCATTTTTCGCACCTAAAGATGAAATTGCTCTGCCTGCAGTGAGTAAAGTGGAAATTTCTTATGAAAATTTCTTTAAAAGGGTTTTTCTCGGTGTTGATTACTTTTTGCTTTTGACTTTCATAGCGCTTTTCATATTGATTGGAAACCTTGAAAATATCTCATTTTTCACATCACTCTTTGAAAGGTATATTGCTGGCAATGAAGTCATTTGGGGTGTTATCGCTTCTCAAGTAATTTCCAATGTTCCATCTGCAATGCTTTTAAGCGGTTTCAGCACAAACTATGAAGCTATTATAATAGGAATTAATATTGGAGGTTTTGGAACTCTGATAGCTTCGATGGCAAATCTTATTTCATATAAGATTCTCATCCGTGAATGTGATGAATTTAAAATCAGATATCTGCTGGTTTTTACAGTTTTAAATGTGGTGCTCTTGGTTATTCTGTTGGGTGTTTGGTTTTTGACAAGTTAA
- a CDS encoding DUF2115 domain-containing protein: protein MTDVEMYDDFSDVVSSENTVSPQSILDILKKYCETISVFDLMAVNAEMIEESKYVQDGYKKKSHGVYAKYFLGRIKDVHSDKNHYDEPVDKEEFIDAVATLKSYHDAESHTSKTKFPLIYGIISLYTTFILHEPIHPVGTPFPGSLYVEEHDGKFYCPVKDANLESPNAVCKMCIAEQLEF from the coding sequence ATGACTGATGTTGAGATGTATGATGATTTTTCAGATGTAGTTTCAAGTGAAAATACGGTTTCACCGCAGTCCATTTTGGATATTTTAAAGAAATACTGCGAAACCATTTCCGTTTTTGACCTGATGGCCGTTAATGCCGAAATGATTGAAGAGTCTAAATATGTACAGGACGGATACAAAAAGAAAAGTCATGGCGTATATGCAAAATATTTTTTAGGACGCATCAAGGATGTTCACAGCGATAAAAATCATTACGATGAACCTGTTGATAAAGAAGAGTTCATTGATGCTGTAGCCACTTTAAAGTCATATCATGATGCAGAATCTCACACATCAAAAACCAAATTTCCTCTAATCTATGGAATCATTTCGCTCTACACTACTTTCATTCTTCATGAACCAATTCATCCTGTAGGAACTCCTTTTCCCGGATCATTGTATGTTGAAGAGCATGACGGAAAATTTTACTGTCCCGTTAAGGATGCCAATCTTGAATCTCCAAATGCAGTATGTAAGATGTGCATAGCCGAACAGCTGGAATTTTAG
- a CDS encoding MATE family efflux transporter — translation MANKNVELMRGEPEIAVRKLAIPIMISMLLTASYNIVDGIWIAGLGQAAIAGIGFVTPIFMILNGFSVGLGNGATSSISRSVGAKNHERASKAASHSLLIFLIASIVLTLSLIIIQEPLLKAYGASGQSLVEGIKYGTPLFLGLFAFMFANGGSGILRGEGDMKRAMYAIIVSVILNFILDPVFIYVLSLGSAGASLATIVSSLGSAIVIMYWILIKKDTYVDVNLKGFKFDSEIAGDILKVGIPSSLDMFMMSLAMSFYLIFISMVGGEYGIAAFTSGQRLYLFGIMPLTAIGSAVAAVTGSAYGAKNWDYLKRTHTYGTKFATMISAVILALLVIFAPQLSLIFAYTPETAALIPEITSFLRIACFGLLLVGIGMPSSFFYQGIGRGTTSLFWTIIRELIFTVFFTYLFGIVFNWGLTGIWVGLAVGRIIASILNFTYARYTINKLKTVLN, via the coding sequence ATGGCTAATAAAAATGTTGAACTGATGAGAGGAGAACCTGAAATTGCTGTTCGAAAACTGGCAATTCCTATAATGATATCAATGCTTTTAACAGCATCATACAATATTGTTGACGGTATATGGATTGCAGGTTTGGGTCAGGCGGCAATTGCAGGAATAGGTTTTGTAACACCGATATTCATGATTTTAAATGGTTTTAGCGTAGGGCTTGGAAACGGTGCCACAAGCAGTATTAGTCGTTCCGTTGGAGCAAAAAATCATGAAAGGGCCAGCAAGGCAGCCAGTCATTCTCTTTTAATATTTTTAATAGCATCAATTGTTTTAACTTTAAGTCTTATTATCATTCAGGAACCTTTGCTTAAGGCATACGGGGCTAGTGGCCAGTCACTGGTTGAGGGAATCAAATACGGAACTCCTCTGTTTTTAGGTTTATTTGCATTCATGTTTGCCAACGGAGGAAGCGGAATTCTGCGTGGTGAAGGTGATATGAAAAGAGCAATGTATGCAATAATTGTCTCTGTAATCCTGAATTTCATTTTGGATCCGGTTTTCATATATGTTTTAAGTTTAGGTTCAGCAGGTGCTTCCCTTGCAACTATTGTCAGTTCTCTAGGATCAGCAATAGTCATAATGTATTGGATTTTAATTAAAAAGGACACTTATGTTGACGTTAATCTTAAAGGATTTAAATTTGATTCAGAAATAGCCGGTGACATTTTAAAGGTCGGAATTCCATCATCACTTGACATGTTCATGATGTCACTTGCAATGAGTTTCTATCTGATTTTCATATCCATGGTTGGTGGTGAATATGGTATTGCGGCATTTACCTCTGGTCAGAGACTGTATCTCTTTGGTATAATGCCTCTGACAGCTATCGGTAGTGCAGTTGCAGCCGTAACCGGAAGTGCCTATGGTGCAAAAAACTGGGATTATCTTAAAAGAACACATACTTACGGAACTAAATTTGCAACAATGATTTCAGCAGTTATACTCGCTCTTCTTGTAATATTTGCTCCCCAGTTGTCATTGATTTTTGCATATACTCCAGAAACCGCAGCACTGATTCCAGAAATAACCAGCTTCCTGAGAATTGCCTGCTTTGGTTTGCTTTTAGTTGGAATAGGAATGCCTTCAAGCTTTTTCTATCAGGGAATTGGCCGTGGAACTACAAGTCTTTTCTGGACAATAATAAGAGAACTCATTTTCACAGTATTCTTTACCTATCTCTTTGGTATTGTCTTTAACTGGGGTTTGACCGGAATATGGGTTGGTCTTGCTGTAGGTAGGATTATCGCATCTATCTTAAACTTTACATACGCAAGATACACAATCAACAAGCTAAAAACTGTACTGAATTAA
- a CDS encoding C-GCAxxG-C-C family protein has product MKLDKQILEEKIREYRTFKSCSESTLMGLCETAEYPISQAEMVKLGCGFAGGMGGTFDEGTCGAVTGALIANGLINDDPSEIKANVKEIFNAFKEEYGTVRCDKISDKGKDKSPCVDCCVFIANKVADLLDK; this is encoded by the coding sequence ATGAAACTTGACAAACAAATTTTAGAGGAAAAAATCAGAGAATACAGAACATTCAAAAGCTGTTCTGAATCAACATTAATGGGACTTTGTGAAACTGCAGAATATCCAATAAGTCAGGCCGAAATGGTAAAATTAGGATGCGGATTTGCAGGCGGAATGGGCGGAACATTCGATGAAGGAACCTGCGGTGCCGTAACAGGAGCACTTATAGCAAACGGTTTGATAAACGACGACCCGTCTGAAATAAAAGCAAATGTGAAAGAGATATTCAACGCATTTAAAGAAGAATACGGAACTGTCAGATGCGACAAAATAAGTGACAAAGGAAAAGATAAATCCCCATGTGTCGACTGCTGCGTATTTATTGCAAACAAAGTTGCTGATCTGCTTGACAAATAA
- the cfbD gene encoding Ni-sirohydrochlorin a,c-diamide reductive cyclase catalytic subunit, which translates to MHPRPSPIAATLYTLRDMNVDVIVMHGPTGCCFRTARLLESDGVRVVTTGMSENDFILGAGEKLVETLTEAYNQFEPKLMGIAGTCASMIIGEDLKDAIETADLPCTVIPVESHGGSGEGDNTVGAIMVLEAAVECGVIPQEEADRQIEMLEKATEVEKTRGMAQGKYIKPNFGDSKEAVAKTVVNALKDNKKVAFVLNVKKETSYLFADIINFDYKKINPDNKPIFVANLDENIGLPRIRQHAVNIKSQLDIEADYITGGLDEYPVTGNNAAEYLKDKDLDLIVVFGVPHAFPIEDFDVESVAVTDGPRLVEPLRDLGYTHVVAELDAHSKTLGTDEIVFSDFGGMIRSAIGWL; encoded by the coding sequence ATACATCCAAGACCAAGTCCGATTGCCGCTACTCTTTATACTTTAAGGGATATGAATGTTGACGTTATTGTAATGCATGGACCGACCGGATGCTGTTTTAGAACAGCAAGGCTTTTAGAAAGTGACGGGGTTCGTGTAGTAACTACTGGAATGTCTGAAAACGATTTTATATTGGGTGCAGGTGAAAAACTAGTTGAAACTTTAACTGAAGCTTATAATCAATTTGAACCTAAACTGATGGGAATTGCAGGAACCTGTGCCAGTATGATAATCGGTGAAGATTTAAAAGATGCGATTGAAACAGCAGATTTGCCATGTACAGTAATACCTGTTGAATCTCATGGAGGTTCAGGTGAAGGTGACAATACTGTCGGTGCAATAATGGTTTTAGAAGCCGCAGTTGAATGCGGTGTAATTCCACAGGAAGAAGCTGACAGGCAAATTGAAATGCTTGAAAAAGCAACTGAAGTTGAAAAAACCCGTGGAATGGCACAGGGAAAATACATAAAACCTAATTTCGGTGATTCAAAAGAAGCTGTTGCAAAAACTGTTGTCAATGCGTTAAAGGACAACAAAAAAGTTGCTTTTGTTTTAAATGTGAAAAAGGAAACATCATATCTGTTTGCAGATATAATTAATTTTGACTATAAAAAAATCAATCCAGACAACAAACCGATTTTTGTGGCTAATCTCGATGAAAACATAGGTCTTCCAAGAATCAGGCAGCATGCAGTAAATATTAAAAGTCAGCTGGACATCGAAGCTGATTATATAACCGGCGGGCTTGATGAATATCCTGTAACTGGAAATAATGCCGCTGAATATTTAAAAGATAAAGATTTGGACTTGATTGTTGTATTTGGAGTGCCTCACGCATTTCCAATTGAGGACTTTGACGTGGAATCTGTAGCAGTAACAGATGGTCCACGTCTTGTGGAGCCTTTAAGGGATTTAGGATATACTCATGTTGTTGCAGAGCTTGATGCACACTCTAAAACTTTAGGAACTGATGAGATTGTGTTTTCAGACTTTGGCGGAATGATTAGATCAGCTATTGGATGGTTGTAA